CTTAGATGGTAAGTCACGGGCACGATGGGCAGGCCGGTCAACTGAGCCAGCGAAGTTATTCCATCTTGCACCAGGTAGCACGGGCCCCGCGGGCCGTCGGGAGTGATCGCCAGATCGTATCCGCGTTCGGCCCACGTCGTGAGTTCCAGGAGCGCCTGGGGTCCCCGCCGGCTGCTGGAACCTCGGACGGGCTGAACGTCGAAGAGTTCGAGAATGCGGGCGAGCAAACCGCCGTCTTTGCTGGCGCTGACCATCGCGGCCAAGGACCGGGGCGCATCCTTTCGGCAAATGAATTGGCGGTAGAGAATCAGCCCCAGCGCCAGACGATTGTGCCAGACGCAAAAGATCGCGGGGCCTTTGAAGCTGCCTTCCGTCACGCCGGAGCGATCCGCCACCCGGAAGCGAACCGTCCCAGCGATGAGTCGAATGAGCATGTAAATCGCCGCCGCCGCGAGCCGTCCATGCCACGCAACACCGTGCGGCACCACCACGCGCGAAGGTTTGGTTAAACGGTCCATGCAAAAGGGCGGTGCGCAAGATTACGATCAGGGGCAGGCCCTTCTTCCTCTCCCTGCGAGGAACGAGCGGGGAGAGGATCGAGGAGAGGGGAAAGCCCGTGAAGACGGACCTCATCTCCCCGACCCTCCCCTCCCTGTGAAGGGAGGAGAGGGAGAAATCCAGAGGTGGCTCCTGGTTCAAGCCGGGCGGGCATCACACGCTTTTCTTGAGGCTGGCGCGGACCAATTCCTCCACCCCGGCCTCCGGCCCCAGCAACACCAGCGTCGCGCGCACGGCATCGTGCGCTTCGACTTGTTTGTAGCCGAGCGCGATCAACGCCAGCACGGCGTCGTTGACTTTCTGGTCTTGCGGGGAAAGCGCGCGCCTGGCGCTGGTCGCTTCCCAGGCGCCGACCGCGCCGACCTTGTCCTTCAATTCTACAACGATGCGTTCGGCGGTCTTCTTGCCCACGCCCGAAATCTGCGAGAGCGCCTTGACATCGCCGTTGGCCACGGCGCCGCGGAACGCGGTGACGCTCATGCCGCTGAGGACGTTGAGGGCGATTTTCGGGCCGATGCCGCTCACCGTGTTGATGAGCATGCGAAACATCTCGCGCTCCTCTTCGGTCATGAATCCGTAGAGCACGTGCGCATCCTCGCGCACCGCCAGATGCGTCAGGATGCGCACTTCACGTCCAGGCGCGGGAAGCTTGTCGTAGGAGGATAATGGGATGAGCACGTCGTAGCCGACGCCGTTGACATCGACCGTCACTTGCGTCGGCAGAACGTCAACCAATTTGCCGTGTAAGAAGGCGATCATGGGGAAACATTTTCCGATTTGCGTTAGTGTTCGGTTCTAATCCACGAGATTGGCGACGGATCGACGCGGGGGGTAGCGCAGATTTTCAATCTGCTGTATCGCCGATTTACAATCGGCGGCGCGGCAAACAATTCCCTCGCTCTCGATTAAGCCGAAGCGCTGCAGAATGCAATTCTGCGATACGGCAGAGTGCAACTCTGCGCTACGAGATATTATCACCCGCCCCACGATCGTAATCTGTTCCTCGGATTCGTTGTGCATGTCAAATCCGCCGGGGCGTTGCGAGCGAATAACGCGAGCTTTGCTGCGCGTGGGCCAGCGCCAGAGCCAGCGCATCGGCTGCGTCCGCCTCTGGCGGGGCATCCAGGTGCAACATCCGTTGGACCATTTTGGCGACGGCCAGTTTCTGGGCGGCGCCGTAACCGACGATCGCTTGTTTCACTTTGCGCGGCGCGATTTCGTAGATTGCGACGCCGGCTTCAGCCACCGCCACGAGGCTCGCCCCACGCGCCTGGCCCATGGCCAAGGCGGTTTGCAGGTTTTGCGCGTAGAAAAGTCCTTCGATGACGCACGCCGCCGGGTGATGCTTTTTCAGGACTTCCCGCAATTCGTGAACGATCCGGACCAGACAGCGCGACGGCTCCCAGCCCGCCGGACAGCGAATCGTGCCAAAGGCCAGCGCGCGCGGATGCGGCCGGGCGGCTTGAATGATTCCGTAGCCCGTGCCGCGCAACGATGGATCGACGCCCAGGATGATCTCGTGATTCGCGGCGGGAGCGCGCAATTGAGTGCCGAGGACCGGGGCCGCGACTGCTTTCCGGCCGCCGCTCAGACGCTGCTTCATTTGCTCAAACTGCCGAGGCGAAATGCCCATGGGCCGGATAGTGCCAGAGTTTCGCCTGGAAATTCAAATGCCCAAATCAGCCCCGAGCCGTCGCAAGAAGTTGCTGATCTTCGGCAGGCAGTTAGAATATCCCTATTGAAACCGGCATCAACCATCGGGGCTGGAGACGTTCAGGGGGCATTGGAACAGGCCCTCAAGCATCAGAGGTCGGGGCAGTGGGGCCAGGCCTCTGAACTCTGCGATCAAGTGCTGGCGCGGGAACCCGAAAACTTCGAGGCGCTGCACCTGCGCGGTCTCTCCGCTTTGAATTCCAATGACGCTTCCGGAGCCGTTCGGTTCCTGGAGCGGGCGGCAGCGCTGAAGCCGAACAACCCGACCATCCTGCTCAACCTCGGAAACGCCCTGGCCGCTTCGGGCGACTTTCCCAAAGCGGTTTCGGTCTATCGAGAAGCTCTCGAAGTTGAACCTCAGGCTCCGGATACACTCTTCAATCTCGCCCTCGCCACGAACCAAATCGGAGACAGGACCGGCGCCATCGCGTGCCTGGAAAAGGCCCTCTCGTGCAAAGCGGATTTCCTTGAAGCGCACTTTCATCTCGGATGTTTGCTTTGGGAACAGAGGCGGGTTGAGGACGCCATCGCGGCGTATCGTCGCGCGCGCGATGGCGGGGCGAATTTCCGGGAGATGCATGCAAATCTGGGCGTGGCGTTGCAGGAGGCCGGAAGGTTCGAAGAGGCGGCCTCCGCTTATTGCCGCGCGCTCGAATTCAAATCCGACGTGGTTGAGGTTCGGCTCAATCTGGCTCTGGCTCACGAACAGAGCGGGCTGACCGCAGAAGCGATCCGCGAGTACGACGCCACCCTGCAGTCAGCTCCGAATCATTGGATGGCTCGCTGGGGCCGGACTTTTGCGCTCCCCATCGTTTATGAGGACGAGAAGGAAATCGACACTTGCGAAGCCCGCTGGTCCGAAGGCCTCGCTTGCCTGTTGCATGAAATCAAAAGCAAGCCGATGGCGGACGCCGACCAGGCCCTCGCTTTGCTTTCCTGGAAAACCAATTTCTACCTGCACTACCAGGGGCGGGATCACACGCGATTGCAGGGGCAGTACGGCGAACTGCTCTCTGCACTGGCCGCCATCGCCTGCCCCGGACTGACGAAACCCATTCCCAAACGCCGGCTCGGCGCG
The sequence above is drawn from the Verrucomicrobiota bacterium genome and encodes:
- the ruvC gene encoding crossover junction endodeoxyribonuclease RuvC, which encodes MGISPRQFEQMKQRLSGGRKAVAAPVLGTQLRAPAANHEIILGVDPSLRGTGYGIIQAARPHPRALAFGTIRCPAGWEPSRCLVRIVHELREVLKKHHPAACVIEGLFYAQNLQTALAMGQARGASLVAVAEAGVAIYEIAPRKVKQAIVGYGAAQKLAVAKMVQRMLHLDAPPEADAADALALALAHAQQSSRYSLATPRRI
- a CDS encoding DUF374 domain-containing protein, which encodes MDRLTKPSRVVVPHGVAWHGRLAAAAIYMLIRLIAGTVRFRVADRSGVTEGSFKGPAIFCVWHNRLALGLILYRQFICRKDAPRSLAAMVSASKDGGLLARILELFDVQPVRGSSSRRGPQALLELTTWAERGYDLAITPDGPRGPCYLVQDGITSLAQLTGLPIVPVTYHLSRKICLKSWDRFQIPLPFAKCDVTLGRPVQVPREASDAERADLRQKLEAQMRELTVD
- a CDS encoding tetratricopeptide repeat protein, translated to MRPGGLNDSVARAAQRWIDAQDDLVIRGGSAQLSAEDRGRDCFPAAAQTLLHLLKLPRRNAHGPDSARVSPGNSNAQISPEPSQEVADLRQAVRISLLKPASTIGAGDVQGALEQALKHQRSGQWGQASELCDQVLAREPENFEALHLRGLSALNSNDASGAVRFLERAAALKPNNPTILLNLGNALAASGDFPKAVSVYREALEVEPQAPDTLFNLALATNQIGDRTGAIACLEKALSCKADFLEAHFHLGCLLWEQRRVEDAIAAYRRARDGGANFREMHANLGVALQEAGRFEEAASAYCRALEFKSDVVEVRLNLALAHEQSGLTAEAIREYDATLQSAPNHWMARWGRTFALPIVYEDEKEIDTCEARWSEGLACLLHEIKSKPMADADQALALLSWKTNFYLHYQGRDHTRLQGQYGELLSALAAIACPGLTKPIPKRRLGAQDKLRIAFVSSHFRHHTILKLFEGWLRELDRSRFEVHAVSLVGNVDSRAPDASLHCRTHDLGALPVRRLVEWMQDAAFDIIVYLDIGIHFRTQPLAALRLAPVQCGTWGHPVTSGLSAIDYFLSSELMEPENAAAHYSEKLVRLPSLSICYAHPELPAADRQVRPTGGPLSYFCSQSLFKLLPQFDSVYPRIAAKVRGAKFWFIGHHSAAVTEKFRNRLRRAFAKLNLNADEHVAFYPRMSEAEFFQATQRAAIVLDSILWSGGNSSLEALACDKPMVTLPGPMLRGRHTYAILRRAGLDELIAGDVDEYVEIAVRLGRDANWRAMLGEKIRAQKMAVFNDLAPVRALENFVATVGQTAHGVSASSAIG
- the ruvA gene encoding Holliday junction branch migration protein RuvA — encoded protein: MIAFLHGKLVDVLPTQVTVDVNGVGYDVLIPLSSYDKLPAPGREVRILTHLAVREDAHVLYGFMTEEEREMFRMLINTVSGIGPKIALNVLSGMSVTAFRGAVANGDVKALSQISGVGKKTAERIVVELKDKVGAVGAWEATSARRALSPQDQKVNDAVLALIALGYKQVEAHDAVRATLVLLGPEAGVEELVRASLKKSV